A window of Bacillus toyonensis BCT-7112 genomic DNA:
CCTTGAATTAATAAAGGTACTGTTTTAGATAGAAGATGTGCACCGGCTTCACTTAACTTATCAAATAACGAGCCCGTCGTTTCACGCTCTTCAATTTCCACTTCTACTTGCGTTAAAATATCACCAGCGTCTAATTTTTCTACCATATACATAATTGTAATTCCTGTTTTTTCTTTACCTTCCATAATTGCATAATGAATCGGTGCACCACCGCGTAGTTCTGGAAGTAAAGAGGCATGGACATTAATACATCCGTACTTTGGCGCTTCTAAAATTTCGTTTGGTACAATCTGACCGAACGCAGCTGTTACAATTAAATCCGCCTCTAATGCTAATACTTTTTCATATTCGTCTTTTTCACGAATTTTCAGTGGTTGTAACACCGGAATACCATGTTTCTCCGCTTCAACTTTAACAGGTGTAGGTGTTAATACTTTTTTTCTACCTACCGGACGATCTGGTTGCGTCACAACACCTACTACATCATAGCCATCTTCGATAAGACGACGAAGCACCGGCACTGAAAAGTCCGGTGTTCCCATAAATACTACTTTAATCATTTAAAAACCGCTCCTTTTAACACCTATTCTAATTCGTTTTCTTCATAATATCTTGTCACTTTCGATGTAAATAGAACACCGTGTAAATGATCGATTTCATGTTGAATTGCACGCGCTAAAAATCCTTCCGCTTCTAATAAAAACACTTTACCTCGGCGATTCTGTGCTCTTACTTTAATATAATCTGCACGTTCCACTTCACCATAAAGTCCCGGGAAGCTTAAACAGCCTTCGGGACCTACTTGTTCACCACGTTTTTCTAATATTGATGGATTGATTAACTCGATTTTCCCAGTATCATCATCGACATCAACAACTGCTACTTGCAAGCTTACCCCTACTTGAGGTGCAGCTAAACCGACTCCGTCCGCCATTAACATTGTTTCATGCATATCTTTCAACAATTTCACTAACTTTTTATCAAAGTTAATTACTCTTTCACATGGTGTTTCTAACACTTCATTTGGATGCTTTACTATTTCTAAAACTGCCATATTTCCCTCCGCTACATTAACATTGTTGGATTAAAATCAATTGAGATTTGTAGCTCTTTTTGCATTTCTGCTTGATAATGTTCATTTACCATTTTGAGCACGTTCTTTAAGTTTGGTTCCCGTTTGTATTTTATCATGCATTGGTAACGATATCTATCTTTTATCCTTGGAATTGCTGAAGCAACTGGCCCTAACACCATCGTTTGCTGCGAACAATGCATTCGTAAATGACCGACAATTTTTTCCGTCACTTGCACTGCCTTTAATAATTCTGGATGAGATACCGTTACAAGTACAACATAGTAATAAGGTGGATATTGTCTTGTTCGTCTCATTTGCATTTCTTGGTCAAAAAACACATCATATTGCTGGT
This region includes:
- the fmt gene encoding methionyl-tRNA formyltransferase, coding for MIKVVFMGTPDFSVPVLRRLIEDGYDVVGVVTQPDRPVGRKKVLTPTPVKVEAEKHGIPVLQPLKIREKDEYEKVLALEADLIVTAAFGQIVPNEILEAPKYGCINVHASLLPELRGGAPIHYAIMEGKEKTGITIMYMVEKLDAGDILTQVEVEIEERETTGSLFDKLSEAGAHLLSKTVPLLIQGKLEPIKQNEDEVTFAYNIKREQEKIDWTKTGEEVYNHIRGLNPWPVAYTTLAEQVVKVWWGEKVSLEAKAEPGTIVGLEEDGFVVATGNEIGVKITELQPSGKKRMSCSQFLRGTKPEIGTKLGENA
- the def gene encoding peptide deformylase codes for the protein MAVLEIVKHPNEVLETPCERVINFDKKLVKLLKDMHETMLMADGVGLAAPQVGVSLQVAVVDVDDDTGKIELINPSILEKRGEQVGPEGCLSFPGLYGEVERADYIKVRAQNRRGKVFLLEAEGFLARAIQHEIDHLHGVLFTSKVTRYYEENELE